A stretch of the Porifericola rhodea genome encodes the following:
- a CDS encoding NAD(P)H-quinone oxidoreductase, with amino-acid sequence MQAIIFDQPGSAEQLRIDHVSTPTPKTREILIKVKATALNRADLLQREGKYPPPAGASSILGLEVSGEVVETGSQVARWKRGDQVFGLIPGGGYAEFAVIHEDMAMPMPPGFSFTDATAIPEVFLTAYQALKWIACLQAGETLLVHAGASGVGTAAIQLAKQFKAKEIIVTASATKHALCHKLGANLSIDYRTQDFEEKIQEHTSGRGVDVIIDFIAAPYFNKNIESLAMDGRLVLLATLGGIKVEEINLLKLLSKRLQLTASTLRSRSLNYQIQLTKDFADFALPRFETQELRPIIDSIYSWKDVVEAHKYMESNQNSGKIVLQLEE; translated from the coding sequence ATGCAAGCCATTATTTTTGATCAGCCTGGTAGCGCCGAGCAACTCAGAATTGATCATGTTTCTACCCCCACACCTAAAACACGAGAGATACTTATTAAAGTTAAAGCTACAGCGCTTAATCGTGCAGACCTACTACAGCGTGAAGGTAAATATCCCCCACCCGCTGGAGCTAGCTCTATACTTGGGCTGGAAGTAAGCGGAGAAGTAGTAGAGACAGGCAGCCAGGTAGCCCGTTGGAAAAGAGGAGATCAGGTTTTTGGGTTAATTCCGGGTGGAGGCTATGCAGAGTTTGCCGTAATCCATGAAGATATGGCCATGCCTATGCCTCCAGGTTTCTCATTTACTGATGCGACTGCTATTCCTGAAGTTTTTCTGACCGCATATCAGGCACTGAAGTGGATTGCCTGCCTTCAGGCTGGAGAAACACTATTAGTGCACGCAGGAGCAAGCGGAGTAGGCACTGCCGCAATTCAGCTTGCCAAACAATTTAAAGCTAAAGAGATAATTGTAACAGCTTCGGCCACCAAGCATGCCCTATGCCATAAGTTGGGAGCAAACCTTAGTATTGACTACCGTACTCAGGATTTTGAAGAGAAAATTCAGGAACATACCTCAGGAAGAGGAGTGGACGTAATTATTGACTTTATTGCTGCACCTTATTTTAACAAAAATATTGAAAGCTTGGCTATGGATGGTCGCCTGGTATTACTGGCTACTCTGGGAGGTATAAAAGTAGAAGAGATAAATTTGCTTAAACTGTTGAGTAAAAGGTTACAGCTTACGGCTTCCACACTACGCTCTCGCAGTCTTAACTACCAGATACAGCTAACCAAGGACTTTGCTGACTTTGCCCTTCCTCGTTTTGAAACGCAAGAGCTTAGACCAATTATTGATAGCATATACTCCTGGAAGGATGTTGTAGAAGCGCATAAGTATATGGAATCCAACCAAAACAGTGGAAAAATTGTCTTGCAGCTAGAGGAATAA
- a CDS encoding ATP-binding protein — MDISNYATSPKIIIKYAKLALEAANSVNNDKWKAAASLNIAQGYKLLGDNEKALNSVLESINYYLKADSEIGVAAAYISLGDIYAQLNNNKQAKESYNKAIKIFRTEHDSLRLATVLLNAGELFHHSREYDSALQYYNEAHNLFKLLKVDAGVAYGLGNLGLVKASQKEYEIARAYLDSAIVILKEQGDNYAIAEYLISLAEIHAENEEIEQALELAHQSLEISEHDHLLQQMRNASKLLSELYTSKEDFLKAFKYQSAYILYRDSINNEEVVRNMADMRTEFEVEQKQTEINLLNESRKNERLVQLGLALLLVFVLALTFLIYRNYNLQKRNNQQLEAQKKTLSEKNQELDHKNKELDALIATREKFFSIISHDLRSPVNAFSGLSSILKSLVDEKQYSQLPQMVSHLEKSAHQLTELLDNLLGWAVNQQSQIPIKPENLSVKEVAEEVLEVFQTMAITKRIKLACLVKEDTQVWADKNALFTILRNLINNALKFTSTDGSVIIEAYTEQSSVVLQVRDTGVGMSKEKVKALFNSKGGERTWGTSGEKGVGLGLQLVNEFVERSDGYIKVKSTEGKGTTFIITLPAVQEKGVELSSRLA, encoded by the coding sequence ATGGATATCTCAAATTATGCTACTAGTCCAAAAATAATCATCAAATATGCTAAGTTGGCATTAGAGGCTGCTAATAGTGTTAATAACGATAAATGGAAAGCAGCAGCTAGTCTTAATATAGCTCAGGGTTACAAGCTTCTTGGAGATAATGAAAAGGCTCTTAATTCAGTGCTAGAGAGCATAAATTATTATCTAAAAGCTGACTCTGAAATAGGAGTGGCCGCCGCATATATTTCACTAGGTGATATCTATGCTCAACTGAATAACAACAAACAGGCAAAAGAAAGCTATAATAAAGCAATTAAAATATTTAGAACTGAACATGATAGCTTGCGTTTAGCAACAGTGCTTCTCAATGCCGGAGAGTTGTTTCACCATAGTCGAGAATATGACTCAGCTTTGCAATATTACAATGAAGCTCACAACTTATTCAAGCTGCTAAAAGTGGATGCAGGAGTAGCTTACGGGCTTGGTAACTTGGGGCTGGTAAAAGCTTCTCAAAAAGAATACGAAATAGCAAGAGCATATCTAGATAGTGCAATTGTCATCTTGAAAGAACAAGGGGATAATTATGCCATTGCGGAGTATTTAATTTCATTGGCTGAAATACATGCGGAAAATGAGGAAATTGAACAAGCACTTGAACTGGCACATCAGAGTTTAGAGATTTCTGAACATGATCATTTGCTTCAACAGATGCGCAATGCTTCTAAACTTTTATCAGAACTTTATACTTCTAAGGAGGATTTTCTTAAAGCTTTTAAATATCAGTCCGCCTACATTTTGTATCGGGATAGTATAAACAATGAGGAAGTGGTTCGGAACATGGCAGATATGCGTACTGAATTTGAAGTAGAACAAAAGCAAACCGAAATAAACCTGCTCAACGAAAGCAGAAAAAATGAAAGGTTAGTTCAGTTGGGTTTAGCCCTACTTTTAGTATTTGTCCTAGCTTTAACTTTTTTGATATACAGAAATTACAATCTTCAAAAAAGAAACAATCAGCAGCTTGAAGCTCAAAAGAAAACCCTTTCCGAAAAGAATCAGGAGTTAGATCATAAAAATAAAGAACTTGATGCTCTGATTGCCACCAGAGAGAAGTTTTTCTCTATCATCTCTCATGATTTACGCTCTCCGGTCAATGCCTTCTCTGGCCTTAGCAGTATATTAAAAAGCCTGGTAGATGAAAAACAGTATAGTCAGTTGCCCCAAATGGTCTCTCACCTGGAAAAAAGCGCGCATCAGCTGACTGAACTTTTAGATAACCTATTGGGTTGGGCGGTTAATCAGCAAAGTCAGATACCTATTAAACCTGAAAACCTTTCGGTAAAAGAAGTGGCCGAAGAGGTACTAGAAGTATTTCAGACAATGGCAATTACCAAAAGAATTAAGCTCGCTTGTCTGGTAAAAGAAGACACTCAGGTATGGGCAGATAAAAATGCTCTTTTTACCATTTTAAGAAATCTGATTAACAACGCTTTAAAGTTTACGTCTACTGACGGAAGTGTAATTATTGAAGCATATACTGAGCAGTCAAGCGTGGTTCTTCAGGTGAGAGATACAGGCGTGGGTATGTCTAAAGAAAAAGTTAAAGCCTTGTTTAATAGTAAAGGTGGAGAACGTACGTGGGGAACGTCGGGGGAAAAAGGCGTAGGCTTGGGCCTTCAGTTAGTAAACGAATTTGTGGAAAGAAGCGATGGATATATTAAAGTAAAAAGTACAGAAGGTAAAGGAACTACCTTCATCATAACACTACCTGCCGTGCAGGAAAAAGGAGTAGAACTTTCTAGCAGGCTTGCTTAG
- a CDS encoding VOC family protein: MTINIPPFHLAFPVSDLEATRAFYEHTLGCTVGRTAERWIDFDFFGHQLSAHLRPEEVAQAKTNEVDGDKVPVRHFGAILQWEQWHELVERLKETDNTFIIEPHIRFKGEVGEQATMFLLDPSGNALEFKSFKDMSQVFAS, from the coding sequence ATGACAATCAATATTCCTCCCTTCCATTTGGCTTTTCCCGTATCTGACCTTGAAGCAACAAGAGCTTTTTATGAGCATACGCTTGGCTGCACAGTAGGTAGAACCGCAGAGCGCTGGATTGATTTTGATTTTTTTGGGCACCAACTTTCTGCGCATTTACGTCCTGAGGAAGTTGCTCAGGCAAAAACTAATGAAGTGGATGGCGATAAGGTTCCGGTTCGCCATTTTGGAGCTATCCTGCAGTGGGAGCAATGGCACGAACTGGTAGAGCGTTTAAAAGAGACGGACAATACGTTTATTATTGAGCCGCACATTCGTTTTAAAGGTGAGGTAGGCGAGCAGGCTACTATGTTTTTGTTAGATCCTAGTGGTAATGCATTAGAATTTAAATCCTTTAAAGATATGAGCCAGGTGTTTGCCAGCTAG
- the selD gene encoding selenide, water dikinase SelD, with translation MSNTEAVKLTQYSHGAGCGCKISPKVLESILSSQLPAFQDDQLLVGNHTKDDAAVYDMGNGEAIISTTDFFMPIVDDAFDFGQIASVNAISDVYAMGGTPMMAIAILGWPINKLSPEVARQVLEGSRHACQKAGIMLAGGHSIDSPEPIFGLAVTGRIKKEHLKRNDSATPACKLFLTKPLGVGILTTAQKKGLVKEEDLALARESMLQLNSVGEQFALLPYVKAMTDVTGFGLLGHLSEICEGSQISAVVDSKLVPRFKVVDQYIAQKSMPGGTQRNFESYGHKVSPMSDEQKALLCDPQTSGGLLVAVEKTNADDFMVLAKDLGLDLQAFGETLPLQEVLITVK, from the coding sequence ATGAGCAATACAGAAGCAGTAAAACTTACTCAGTATAGTCATGGTGCAGGCTGTGGTTGCAAAATTTCTCCTAAAGTACTGGAGAGCATACTTAGCAGCCAGCTACCGGCCTTTCAGGACGACCAATTACTGGTAGGCAACCATACTAAAGATGATGCGGCAGTATATGACATGGGAAACGGAGAGGCTATCATCAGTACCACCGATTTTTTTATGCCGATTGTAGATGATGCTTTTGACTTTGGACAGATTGCCTCTGTTAATGCTATTAGCGATGTGTACGCTATGGGCGGAACACCCATGATGGCTATTGCAATACTGGGCTGGCCTATTAATAAACTGTCTCCGGAAGTAGCTCGTCAGGTTCTGGAAGGAAGCCGACATGCCTGCCAAAAGGCAGGTATCATGCTGGCCGGCGGGCATAGTATAGATTCACCCGAACCTATCTTTGGATTGGCAGTAACGGGTCGTATTAAAAAAGAGCACCTCAAAAGAAATGACAGCGCTACTCCTGCCTGCAAACTTTTTCTGACCAAACCTTTAGGCGTAGGTATACTTACCACCGCGCAAAAAAAAGGTCTGGTAAAAGAAGAAGACCTGGCCTTAGCCAGAGAAAGTATGTTGCAACTTAATAGCGTAGGAGAACAGTTTGCGCTACTACCCTATGTAAAAGCGATGACTGACGTCACTGGTTTTGGTTTACTAGGTCATCTGAGTGAGATTTGCGAGGGCAGCCAAATTAGTGCAGTAGTAGATAGCAAGCTAGTCCCCCGCTTTAAGGTTGTAGACCAATATATTGCGCAAAAAAGTATGCCGGGGGGCACCCAAAGAAACTTTGAAAGCTATGGCCATAAAGTAAGTCCAATGAGTGATGAGCAAAAAGCGCTATTGTGTGATCCGCAAACCAGTGGCGGCTTACTGGTAGCAGTGGAAAAAACCAATGCTGATGATTTTATGGTGCTGGCAAAAGATCTTGGCCTGGATTTACAGGCTTTTGGTGAAACGCTCCCCCTTCAGGAAGTATTAATTACTGTAAAATAA
- a CDS encoding class I SAM-dependent methyltransferase, whose translation MHYRELNYTLGNIDLYLLDHILKGRFKSDMRLLDAGCGEGRNLIYFIRENYDVWGVDRDAAALKLLRLYGRTLHPEFDPEKIIEDDVADISLPPASFDAIISSAVLHFAQDHQHFQKMFSELNRLLRPGGLLFIRTAMLSGIKEEATPLGKGGRYKLPDGSERYLLSVQLLDALCQTYQLKLLEPIKYVVVHQARSMSSILLQKSADDKQT comes from the coding sequence ATGCACTACAGAGAACTTAACTATACATTAGGTAATATAGACCTCTACCTCTTAGACCATATACTAAAAGGAAGGTTTAAGTCAGACATGAGATTATTAGATGCAGGGTGTGGAGAAGGACGAAACCTGATCTATTTTATTCGTGAAAACTACGATGTGTGGGGAGTAGACCGTGATGCGGCTGCTCTCAAACTATTAAGGCTTTACGGACGCACATTACACCCTGAATTTGACCCTGAAAAAATTATTGAAGATGATGTTGCGGATATTTCATTACCTCCCGCCAGCTTTGATGCCATAATAAGTAGTGCTGTTCTTCATTTTGCACAAGACCACCAACATTTCCAGAAAATGTTTTCTGAGCTAAATAGGCTCCTGCGCCCAGGAGGGCTACTTTTTATTCGTACGGCTATGCTTTCAGGTATTAAAGAAGAAGCTACCCCTTTAGGCAAGGGCGGCAGATACAAACTCCCTGATGGCAGTGAACGCTATTTGCTTAGTGTTCAACTATTAGATGCATTATGCCAGACTTACCAGCTTAAACTTCTTGAACCTATAAAATATGTGGTGGTACACCAGGCACGAAGCATGAGCAGTATACTGTTACAAAAGTCAGCTGACGATAAACAAACTTAA
- a CDS encoding dicarboxylate/amino acid:cation symporter: MKKIPLHTQILIGLVLGLVFGILSIQFGWDPTFTAQYIKPFGTIFVNSLKMIAVPLVLASLIVGISNLGDISKLSRMGGKTIGIYLLTTAIAVTIGLALVNIIKPGKQLPESTRENLISLYSGDVESRQNVAQSVKDAGPLQPLVDIVPQNIFESFGDNANMLQVVFLALIIGIALLKVPKDKANPVIAFFDGFNDVIIKIVEFIMILAPYGVFALIAALIVDLGGDNPDQAFELLLALLWYSLTVIGGLVLMIAVVYPGLFKIFTKVPYSKFFKAIRPAQLLAFSTSSSAATLPVTMEVVEKDLEVSEEVASFVLPLGATINMDGTSLYQGVAAVFIAQALGLGLSITQQLMIVLTAVLASIGTAAVPGAGVVMLVIVLEAIGVPTAGIALILAPDRILDMCRTVVNVTGDASVSMIVASTEGKLPEEMIREEVVKVD; encoded by the coding sequence ATGAAAAAAATTCCTCTACATACCCAGATCCTTATCGGGCTGGTTTTAGGTCTCGTTTTTGGTATTCTTAGCATACAGTTTGGCTGGGATCCCACATTTACTGCTCAATACATTAAGCCTTTTGGTACCATCTTCGTAAACTCCCTGAAGATGATTGCCGTGCCTCTCGTGCTGGCTTCACTTATTGTGGGTATTTCTAATCTGGGAGATATCTCTAAGCTTTCTCGTATGGGAGGCAAGACTATTGGTATCTATCTATTAACTACTGCCATTGCTGTTACGATTGGTCTGGCTTTGGTAAATATTATTAAGCCCGGAAAACAGCTTCCTGAGTCTACACGCGAAAACCTGATTAGCCTATACAGCGGTGATGTAGAAAGCCGCCAGAATGTAGCACAGTCTGTAAAGGATGCTGGCCCCCTTCAACCCCTGGTAGATATAGTTCCTCAGAATATATTTGAGTCATTTGGAGATAATGCCAATATGCTTCAGGTAGTTTTTCTGGCACTAATTATTGGTATTGCCTTGCTCAAGGTACCTAAAGACAAAGCCAATCCGGTAATTGCTTTTTTTGATGGTTTTAATGATGTCATCATCAAAATTGTAGAGTTTATCATGATACTGGCACCCTATGGGGTCTTTGCGCTAATTGCAGCGCTCATCGTTGATCTGGGAGGAGACAACCCTGACCAGGCATTTGAGCTATTGCTGGCCCTGCTTTGGTATAGCCTTACTGTAATTGGCGGACTGGTATTGATGATAGCTGTCGTTTATCCTGGTCTGTTCAAGATTTTCACCAAAGTACCTTACTCCAAATTCTTTAAAGCTATACGTCCGGCCCAACTGTTGGCTTTTAGTACCAGCTCCAGTGCTGCTACCCTGCCAGTAACTATGGAGGTAGTAGAAAAGGATCTTGAGGTATCAGAAGAGGTGGCTAGTTTTGTGCTTCCACTCGGCGCTACCATCAATATGGATGGCACCAGCCTATATCAGGGGGTAGCCGCAGTGTTTATCGCACAGGCTTTAGGCTTAGGTTTGTCTATTACACAACAGTTAATGATTGTACTTACTGCTGTGCTGGCTTCTATAGGTACGGCTGCCGTGCCTGGTGCAGGAGTAGTGATGCTGGTCATTGTATTGGAAGCGATTGGTGTACCTACTGCCGGTATTGCTCTCATTCTGGCTCCCGACCGTATTCTGGATATGTGCCGTACGGTAGTTAATGTAACAGGTGATGCTTCAGTTTCTATGATTGTGGCCAGCACCGAAGGCAAGCTACCCGAGGAGATGATACGGGAAGAGGTGGTGAAAGTAGATTAA
- a CDS encoding alpha/beta fold hydrolase — protein MLYYKKYQSGEEKEWVVFVHGAGGSSSIWFRQIRLFREYFNVLLVDLRGHGRSKDLLESYVKDDYTFKDVTADLLEVIQHLDIKKAHYVGVSLGTIIIRTLGEIAPQHMKSMILCGAITRLNVRSRVLVFLGHLVKRFVPYMWLYKLFAFIIMPNPRDANSRNLFIEEAKKLYKKEFLKWFRLTNEVNPLLRYFKEKEIAVPTLYIMGDGDYMFLPPVRKIVKEHTHAALKVIEDCGHVCNIEKPEIFNKLAINFIQRT, from the coding sequence ATGTTATATTACAAAAAGTATCAGTCAGGGGAAGAGAAGGAGTGGGTCGTATTTGTCCATGGAGCCGGAGGAAGTTCATCCATCTGGTTTCGTCAGATTCGCCTGTTCAGAGAGTATTTTAATGTACTTTTGGTAGACCTACGAGGGCATGGACGATCCAAAGACTTACTGGAAAGCTATGTTAAGGACGATTATACTTTTAAAGACGTTACGGCTGATCTGCTGGAAGTTATTCAGCACTTAGATATAAAAAAAGCGCACTATGTAGGTGTTTCTCTGGGTACTATAATTATCCGTACGTTGGGAGAGATTGCTCCCCAACATATGAAATCCATGATACTCTGTGGGGCCATAACCAGGCTCAATGTACGCTCCCGTGTATTGGTGTTTTTAGGGCATTTGGTAAAGCGCTTCGTCCCTTACATGTGGCTATATAAACTTTTTGCATTTATTATAATGCCGAACCCAAGAGACGCCAACTCTCGCAACCTTTTTATTGAAGAAGCGAAAAAGCTCTACAAAAAAGAGTTTTTGAAATGGTTTCGCCTTACAAACGAAGTAAACCCTTTGCTACGGTACTTTAAAGAAAAAGAGATTGCCGTTCCTACACTATACATAATGGGAGATGGTGATTATATGTTTTTGCCTCCCGTCCGTAAAATTGTAAAAGAACACACCCATGCTGCCCTAAAAGTAATTGAGGATTGCGGTCATGTATGTAATATTGAAAAGCCTGAAATATTTAATAAGCTGGCAATTAATTTTATTCAAAGAACTTAA
- the mnmH gene encoding tRNA 2-selenouridine(34) synthase MnmH, whose amino-acid sequence MTNKLSADEFLSKAEQIPIIDVRSPAEYAAGHIPGAYNIPLFDNQERAVVGTTYKQVGRQDALLEGLDIVGPKMRSFVERAMQLAHEQEVLVHCWRGGMRSGSFAWLLQTAGLRVSTLQGGYKAYRSFALCTIKKAVPLIMLGGETGSGKTDILKALREQGEQVIDLEGLAHHKGSSFGGIGQAEQPSTEQFHNNLFQQWRTLDYSRRIWLEDESFSIGSVQMPYELWDQMKAAPMIQIHLPKSERVKRLVKEYGQQNKEALSIAISRIEKRLGGLRTQQAITDLKEGRLDAVADNLLTYYDRSYHRNMDRRPKEQITTLDCLKDEPSATAQQLIYMAENINITKAEAKI is encoded by the coding sequence ATGACAAATAAGCTTTCGGCAGACGAATTTTTAAGCAAAGCAGAGCAAATTCCTATTATTGACGTACGCTCCCCGGCAGAGTATGCCGCAGGTCACATTCCTGGAGCGTACAATATCCCTCTTTTTGATAATCAGGAGCGTGCAGTCGTTGGCACTACCTATAAGCAGGTAGGCCGACAGGATGCTCTTTTGGAAGGGCTTGATATTGTAGGTCCTAAGATGCGCTCTTTTGTGGAAAGAGCTATGCAACTGGCGCATGAGCAGGAAGTGCTGGTACATTGCTGGCGGGGAGGCATGCGTAGCGGGAGTTTTGCCTGGCTTTTACAAACAGCAGGCCTACGGGTATCCACTTTGCAGGGAGGCTACAAGGCTTATCGTAGCTTTGCCTTGTGTACTATTAAAAAAGCGGTACCTCTTATTATGCTGGGGGGCGAAACCGGTAGCGGAAAAACAGATATTCTTAAAGCTTTACGAGAGCAAGGAGAGCAGGTCATAGATCTGGAAGGTTTGGCACATCACAAAGGATCTTCTTTTGGGGGCATAGGGCAGGCCGAGCAACCTAGCACTGAGCAGTTTCATAACAATCTGTTTCAGCAGTGGCGTACCCTAGATTACTCCCGCCGAATATGGCTGGAAGATGAATCATTCAGTATCGGTAGTGTACAAATGCCCTATGAGCTGTGGGATCAGATGAAGGCTGCCCCTATGATACAGATTCATTTACCAAAATCTGAAAGAGTAAAGCGACTTGTCAAGGAGTATGGCCAGCAAAATAAAGAAGCTTTAAGCATAGCTATTTCACGTATAGAAAAACGTCTGGGAGGATTACGTACACAACAGGCAATAACTGACCTGAAAGAAGGAAGACTGGATGCCGTGGCAGATAATTTACTTACTTACTATGACCGCAGCTACCACAGAAATATGGATAGGCGGCCAAAAGAACAAATTACTACGCTGGATTGTCTTAAGGATGAGCCCAGCGCTACTGCTCAACAACTTATATATATGGCAGAAAACATCAATATTACAAAAGCAGAAGCAAAAATATGA
- a CDS encoding tetratricopeptide repeat-containing sensor histidine kinase, with protein MSSLFKSFVISIILLITSYKFPCSAQVLNENIADSLIHIYLHEDLKDSAKCNLALEIAEHATHPKVTLKYSKIALHIAENLNKLSWQAAASLNIGQAYKKLGDNQKAVEAVIKSAKLYRQDSMQIGVASAYIALGTIYSQLSSNSLSQQYYEKAIKIFREESDSVRLATAVLNIGGEYRINKEYKTAFECYEEAKELFQSLQYEVGIAYALGNIGLVKAEQKKFNVAHQYLDSAIAMLQTMGDDYAIADYQLSLARIYREKEEPNKALDYALLSKESATKGMYMEELRDAHKLLSELYTEQKNYLKAFEHQSAYITYRDSLTNEEVIRNMADMRTEFEVEQKQAEIDLINASRKIERLIQTGLLVLLVFVILLTLLLYRNFYLQKKNNQQLEYQKQVLADKNEELDALVATRDKFYSIISHDLRSPIHAFRGIYGLLKSYVEKGQYEHLLKLVSHMEKDSQQLGDLLDNLLSWTVMQQGDIPNHPEYVRVKPIAEEVLNIFQIMAISKQIELVNLVNDDVELWVDRNAFFTILRNLVNNALKFTPSGQVKINASLKGAQVAVQVQDTGIGMTDEQVASLFRSQNTNRSWGTSGEKGVGLGLQLVYEFVDRNMGSIKVKSQKGQGTTFTILFPASKDKSIER; from the coding sequence ATGTCTTCTCTTTTTAAGAGTTTTGTTATAAGTATTATTCTTCTAATAACAAGCTATAAATTTCCGTGCTCTGCGCAGGTGTTAAATGAAAATATTGCTGATAGCCTTATTCATATATATTTACATGAAGATTTAAAAGATTCAGCAAAATGTAACCTGGCGTTAGAAATTGCAGAACATGCTACTCATCCAAAAGTGACCCTTAAGTATTCAAAAATAGCACTACATATTGCTGAAAATCTGAATAAGTTAAGTTGGCAGGCTGCCGCAAGTCTAAATATTGGACAGGCTTACAAGAAGTTAGGAGACAATCAGAAAGCGGTTGAGGCAGTCATAAAAAGCGCTAAACTATATCGCCAAGATTCCATGCAGATAGGTGTAGCTTCTGCTTACATTGCTTTAGGTACTATTTATAGCCAGCTCTCTAGTAACTCATTATCACAGCAATACTATGAAAAAGCGATAAAAATTTTTAGAGAAGAAAGTGATAGTGTTAGACTGGCCACTGCTGTTTTGAACATTGGGGGAGAGTATCGTATTAATAAAGAGTATAAGACTGCTTTTGAGTGTTATGAAGAAGCAAAAGAATTATTTCAGTCTTTACAATATGAAGTAGGCATTGCCTATGCCTTGGGTAATATTGGGTTAGTAAAGGCAGAGCAGAAGAAATTTAACGTTGCACATCAATATCTGGATAGCGCTATAGCTATGTTACAAACAATGGGTGATGATTATGCAATCGCTGATTATCAACTTTCTTTAGCAAGAATTTATCGTGAAAAAGAAGAGCCTAATAAGGCATTAGACTATGCTTTATTAAGCAAGGAGAGTGCAACTAAAGGTATGTATATGGAAGAGTTGCGGGATGCTCACAAACTACTCTCAGAGCTATATACTGAACAGAAAAATTACTTAAAAGCCTTTGAGCACCAGTCGGCATACATTACATACAGAGATAGCCTGACCAACGAAGAAGTAATACGTAATATGGCCGATATGCGTACTGAGTTTGAAGTAGAGCAGAAGCAGGCTGAGATTGATCTGATTAACGCCAGTAGAAAAATTGAAAGGCTTATACAAACTGGTCTGCTGGTACTTCTGGTATTCGTAATTCTTCTGACTCTTCTATTATACCGAAATTTTTATTTGCAGAAAAAGAATAACCAGCAGCTTGAATATCAGAAACAGGTTCTTGCGGATAAAAATGAAGAACTAGATGCACTGGTGGCAACCCGCGATAAATTTTACTCTATTATTTCTCATGATCTGCGATCTCCTATCCATGCCTTTAGGGGTATATACGGGCTCCTCAAATCTTATGTGGAGAAGGGGCAATATGAGCATTTGCTGAAGCTGGTATCTCACATGGAGAAAGACTCTCAGCAGCTGGGTGACCTGCTGGATAATTTACTTAGCTGGACAGTGATGCAGCAAGGCGATATCCCAAACCATCCTGAATATGTAAGGGTAAAACCTATAGCCGAGGAAGTATTAAATATATTTCAGATTATGGCTATTAGTAAGCAGATAGAGTTGGTTAATCTGGTAAATGATGATGTAGAGCTGTGGGTAGACAGAAATGCTTTTTTTACCATTTTGAGGAATCTGGTTAATAATGCTTTAAAGTTTACACCATCCGGTCAGGTGAAGATTAATGCTTCTTTAAAAGGAGCGCAGGTAGCAGTACAGGTTCAGGATACCGGTATAGGCATGACAGACGAGCAGGTAGCCAGCCTGTTCAGAAGCCAAAATACTAACCGGAGTTGGGGTACTTCGGGTGAAAAAGGAGTAGGTCTTGGTTTACAGCTGGTGTACGAATTTGTAGACAGAAATATGGGTAGCATTAAAGTAAAAAGCCAAAAGGGACAAGGTACTACCTTCACTATTTTATTCCCTGCTTCTAAAGACAAGAGCATTGAGAGGTAA